A single region of the bacterium genome encodes:
- the pth gene encoding aminoacyl-tRNA hydrolase produces the protein MKLIIGLGNPGEKYKKTRHNAGFMALDKIAANFPLDSARGKQLKFNAEISEGMIDGEKIILAKPQTFMNESGKAVKAIADYYKINVADIIVIHDDLDIQLGKYKIARGRTSAGHKGVQSIIDALETKDFTRIRIGIGIEDKPLDKLGAKQILTKEFVLENFTAEEQKIINAVVEKTIPVILNSFQDLKK, from the coding sequence ATGAAACTAATCATCGGCCTGGGAAATCCGGGTGAGAAATATAAAAAAACCCGGCACAATGCCGGATTTATGGCGCTTGATAAAATCGCCGCCAATTTTCCCCTCGACTCCGCTCGGGGCAAACAACTTAAATTTAACGCGGAAATTTCGGAAGGAATGATTGATGGCGAAAAAATTATTCTTGCCAAACCGCAAACTTTTATGAACGAATCGGGCAAAGCGGTCAAGGCTATCGCTGATTATTATAAAATCAATGTTGCGGATATTATCGTCATTCACGATGATCTGGATATTCAGCTCGGAAAATACAAGATCGCGCGGGGCCGCACTTCCGCCGGACACAAAGGAGTACAATCGATCATTGATGCGCTGGAAACAAAAGATTTTACCAGAATTCGGATAGGAATCGGGATTGAAGATAAGCCCCTCGACAAGCTCGGGGCAAAACAAATTCTTACAAAAGAATTTGTTTTGGAAAATTTTACAGCAGAAGAACAGAAAATAATTAATGCGGTTGTTGAAAAGACTATTCCTGTCATCCTGAATTCATTTCAGGATCTAAAAAAATAA
- a CDS encoding LCP family protein, with protein sequence MKKSLFLIIFLMIIVSAFVFIGAKFMGAAENIYEFENPSKNEIISQFKKILLASDNELRKNPNNETNILLLGIAGPKHNGENLTDTIIILTISSDQKTVTVNSIPRDLYVELPESQYWGKINSIYARYAKDDPRKGIKILSEEIKKITGIPANYYVIANFEAFKKIIDVAGGIDYTLEEDLADPTFPNDSFGYDPLFLKAGNYHLDGDLALKLARSRHNIEGDFSRIKRQHKIIFLLKEKIEKNNLWDNIFKVTDILNIIGENVKTDISLPQLQKLNAIAKNVENTESKIPNSNMETGLLRADNINEADVLLPKDPSYEELKKFYQE encoded by the coding sequence ATGAAAAAATCCCTATTTTTGATAATTTTTCTAATGATCATTGTTTCCGCTTTTGTTTTCATCGGCGCGAAATTTATGGGAGCGGCGGAGAACATTTACGAATTCGAAAACCCTTCAAAAAACGAGATCATCAGCCAATTCAAAAAAATTTTATTAGCCAGCGACAATGAATTGAGAAAAAACCCGAATAACGAAACTAACATCTTGCTTCTGGGCATTGCCGGTCCCAAACATAACGGGGAAAATCTGACGGATACGATCATTATCCTCACGATCTCGTCCGACCAAAAAACAGTAACCGTTAATTCTATTCCGAGAGATCTTTATGTCGAACTGCCGGAAAGCCAATATTGGGGCAAGATAAATTCCATCTATGCCCGATATGCCAAAGACGATCCCAGAAAAGGAATTAAAATTCTTTCCGAGGAGATCAAAAAGATCACCGGCATTCCCGCTAATTATTATGTTATAGCTAATTTTGAAGCTTTTAAGAAAATTATCGATGTAGCGGGCGGCATAGATTATACCTTGGAAGAAGACCTCGCTGATCCGACATTTCCCAACGACAGTTTTGGCTACGATCCGCTTTTTCTGAAAGCGGGCAATTATCATCTGGATGGCGATCTGGCTCTGAAGCTGGCCCGGTCGCGCCACAACATTGAAGGAGACTTTAGCCGCATCAAACGCCAGCATAAGATAATTTTTCTGTTAAAAGAAAAAATAGAAAAAAATAATCTTTGGGATAACATTTTCAAAGTAACGGATATTCTGAATATTATCGGTGAAAATGTCAAAACCGACATTTCTCTTCCTCAATTGCAAAAACTGAACGCCATCGCAAAGAACGTCGAAAATACAGAAAGCAAAATCCCTAATTCGAATATGGAAACAGGGTTATTGCGCGCTGATAATATAAACGAGGCGGATGTATTGCTGCCAAAAGATCCAAGCTATGAAGAATTGAAAAAGTTTTATCAGGAATAA
- the dprA gene encoding DNA-processing protein DprA, whose translation MTDDTKYYNAFNLIGEIGPVRFKKLSFYFKNLENAWHASAQELKQSGLDESLTEKITSLRPAISPDKEWEKLAKEQITAITINDKNYPKLLKESYSPPAILYIKGQLTEALNFPLAVVGSRKISSYGTQVINDIVGGLARSGLSIVSGMAYGVDTAAHETAISNGAKTIAVLASGLDSYNLSPRKQIAEKIIAHGALVSEYAFGKPALKHQFPLRNRIICGLTPAVLVVEAAEKSGALITAKLALDCNRDVFAIPGGIHWPNSVGTNNLIKQGAKIITSCQEILDELNLTKAKEYTINRSIVSASPEEETILSFLGAEPLHIDAIAEKVKNDANKISSALTLMEMKGLVRNLGSGNYAIMK comes from the coding sequence ATGACCGACGATACTAAATATTATAACGCTTTTAATCTTATCGGAGAAATAGGACCGGTCAGATTTAAAAAATTATCGTTTTATTTTAAAAATTTGGAAAATGCCTGGCACGCCAGCGCTCAAGAACTGAAACAAAGCGGACTGGACGAATCGTTAACCGAAAAAATAACAAGCCTGCGCCCGGCAATCTCTCCCGATAAAGAATGGGAAAAATTAGCCAAAGAGCAAATCACTGCCATAACAATTAATGATAAAAATTATCCGAAACTTTTAAAAGAAAGTTATTCGCCTCCCGCGATACTCTACATAAAAGGCCAGCTGACCGAAGCCTTAAATTTTCCTCTGGCAGTTGTAGGATCAAGAAAAATATCCTCTTACGGCACCCAGGTAATAAACGATATCGTTGGCGGCCTGGCAAGATCCGGATTAAGCATTGTCAGCGGAATGGCATATGGCGTTGATACTGCCGCGCACGAAACCGCGATATCAAACGGCGCGAAAACGATCGCGGTTCTGGCTTCCGGACTTGATTCATACAATCTTTCCCCCCGGAAACAAATCGCGGAAAAAATCATCGCGCACGGCGCCCTTGTCTCCGAATACGCATTCGGAAAACCCGCGCTAAAACACCAATTCCCTCTCAGAAATCGAATTATTTGCGGACTCACTCCGGCAGTGCTGGTAGTCGAAGCGGCGGAAAAATCAGGCGCCCTCATCACAGCCAAGCTTGCTCTTGATTGCAATAGAGATGTCTTTGCGATCCCGGGCGGAATTCATTGGCCGAACTCGGTCGGAACAAACAATTTAATCAAGCAAGGAGCAAAAATAATCACCTCTTGCCAAGAGATTCTTGACGAACTAAACTTGACTAAAGCCAAGGAATATACTATTAATAGAAGTATTGTTTCCGCATCGCCGGAAGAAGAAACTATTTTATCTTTTCTCGGCGCCGAACCGCTCCACATAGACGCCATTGCTGAAAAAGTTAAAAACGATGCAAATAAAATATCCAGCGCTCTGACGCTTATGGAAATGAAAGGACTGGTGCGAAACTTGGGAAGCGGAAATTATGCGATAATGAAATAA
- the topA gene encoding type I DNA topoisomerase, translating into MNLIIVESPTKAKTISKFLSDDYIVRSSYGHVRDLPKSKLGVDTENDFEPEYISNPKSKKHIAELKSIAADADKIILASDEDREGEAISWHLAQILNLGEFGSKKGKKKYERIVFHEITKSAIEKALANPRQIDMHLVDAQQARRVLDRLVGYELSPLLWKKIRYGLSAGRVQSVAVRLIVEREEEIKKFIPDEYWEIKTLLQKASVKSRSNPETQTKKDESFTARLVKVNDETLSKLGIKTKTEAEKIKNELDGAKYKVLEIKKKETGRNPLPPFTTSTLQQASSNTFGYSAKQTMMIAQQLYEGMELGAAGPVGLITYMRTDSLNLSEDSLAAAKTYITEKFGREYAANEPRKFKTKSKGAQEAHEAIRPTNPARDPESIKEFLDSKQFKVYQLIWQRMMASQMASAIIDSTSVDINAEAANKKNYTLRANGSIIKFDGFLKVYPTKSEDVILPILEKEEKLDLINTATEQRFTSPPPRYNEASLIKALEEFGIGRPSTYAPTISTIEDRGYVEKIEKRFHPKEIGVLVNKVLVEHFPQIVDIKFTAAMEESLDEIAENKKQWVPVIKEFYGPFKKNLIKKEKEINKKDLTEEKSDEKCPKCGSPMIIKLGRFGKFMACTNYPDCKTTKPMGEEKALKESLINEKCALCGAPMQVKYGRFGAFLGCNKYPECKNIKKIEKLIGMKCPKCGEGEIIEKKGKFKRIFYGCNQYPKCDFTNSKNPINEAETKE; encoded by the coding sequence ATGAATTTAATAATAGTGGAGTCTCCGACCAAAGCAAAAACTATTTCAAAATTTTTAAGCGATGATTACATTGTCCGATCCTCCTATGGCCACGTCCGCGATCTGCCCAAAAGCAAACTCGGCGTTGACACAGAGAATGATTTTGAACCAGAATATATCTCAAACCCGAAAAGCAAAAAACATATCGCTGAGCTGAAAAGCATCGCCGCCGATGCCGATAAGATCATACTCGCTTCCGATGAAGACCGTGAAGGAGAAGCCATATCCTGGCATTTGGCTCAGATCTTAAACCTAGGAGAATTCGGCTCCAAAAAAGGCAAGAAAAAATATGAAAGGATCGTTTTTCACGAAATCACCAAATCTGCCATTGAAAAAGCTTTGGCTAATCCGCGCCAAATCGATATGCACCTAGTGGACGCCCAACAAGCGCGCCGCGTATTGGATCGCCTGGTCGGCTACGAACTCTCCCCTCTTCTCTGGAAAAAAATTCGCTACGGACTTTCCGCCGGACGCGTGCAATCGGTTGCCGTCCGCTTGATCGTGGAGCGCGAAGAAGAAATAAAAAAATTTATTCCCGATGAATATTGGGAAATAAAAACATTGCTTCAAAAAGCCTCGGTCAAATCCCGGTCAAATCCCGAAACGCAAACAAAAAAAGACGAAAGCTTCACCGCGCGATTAGTCAAAGTAAACGACGAAACTCTGTCGAAACTGGGAATCAAAACAAAAACCGAAGCGGAAAAAATCAAAAATGAACTGGACGGCGCGAAGTACAAAGTACTGGAAATAAAAAAGAAAGAAACGGGACGGAACCCTTTGCCGCCTTTTACCACCAGCACGCTTCAGCAAGCCTCAAGCAATACTTTCGGATACAGCGCCAAACAGACGATGATGATCGCCCAACAATTATATGAAGGTATGGAACTAGGCGCCGCCGGACCAGTCGGATTAATAACTTACATGAGAACCGACTCGCTTAATCTGAGTGAAGATTCCCTCGCGGCCGCCAAAACTTATATCACCGAAAAATTCGGCCGCGAGTACGCTGCCAATGAGCCCAGAAAATTCAAAACAAAAAGCAAAGGAGCTCAGGAGGCGCACGAAGCGATCCGTCCCACCAACCCCGCGCGCGACCCCGAAAGCATAAAAGAATTCCTCGACAGCAAACAATTCAAAGTCTACCAGCTTATTTGGCAAAGAATGATGGCCTCTCAAATGGCCAGCGCCATAATTGATTCGACCAGCGTGGATATAAACGCCGAAGCGGCAAATAAAAAAAATTACACTTTGCGGGCAAACGGATCAATAATAAAATTTGACGGATTTTTAAAAGTTTATCCGACTAAATCAGAAGATGTTATCTTGCCCATACTGGAAAAAGAAGAAAAATTGGATTTGATAAATACTGCGACCGAACAGCGCTTCACTTCGCCTCCGCCAAGATATAATGAGGCAAGCTTGATTAAAGCGCTGGAAGAATTCGGCATCGGCCGACCGTCCACCTACGCGCCAACCATCAGCACGATTGAAGACCGCGGCTATGTGGAAAAAATTGAAAAAAGATTCCATCCCAAAGAAATCGGGGTTCTGGTCAATAAGGTTTTAGTTGAACATTTTCCTCAAATAGTCGACATAAAATTCACCGCTGCCATGGAAGAAAGCCTGGATGAAATCGCGGAAAATAAAAAACAATGGGTGCCGGTTATAAAAGAGTTCTACGGCCCGTTCAAAAAAAACTTAATAAAAAAAGAAAAAGAAATAAATAAAAAAGACTTGACTGAAGAAAAATCGGACGAAAAATGCCCCAAGTGCGGCTCGCCAATGATAATCAAGCTCGGACGCTTCGGAAAGTTTATGGCTTGCACCAATTACCCGGACTGCAAAACCACCAAGCCAATGGGCGAAGAAAAAGCCCTAAAAGAATCTCTAATAAACGAAAAATGCGCCTTGTGCGGCGCGCCAATGCAGGTCAAATACGGACGCTTTGGAGCGTTCTTGGGTTGCAATAAATACCCAGAATGCAAAAATATTAAAAAAATAGAAAAACTAATCGGTATGAAATGCCCCAAATGCGGCGAAGGAGAAATTATCGAGAAAAAAGGCAAATTCAAAAGAATTTTCTATGGTTGCAACCAGTACCCAAAGTGCGATTTTACAAACTCAAAAAATCCGATAAACGAAGCTGAAACGAAAGAATAA
- a CDS encoding carboxypeptidase-like regulatory domain-containing protein, translating into MPLATPPPYFETPPEKPEPVNPDWNLIKLPEVKNFFPQSNEISFFSEKFSSLSETFKKLGISQISDIASRIPSVSFSIPNLWKILKLQPADSNPAPLVDLPADLKEQIPSEIVFVSAASGKINLDSSLVLDENSLKQKISAPSSINLNIAIKPNQPARSISGYLALKKSAYSANPAPEGLSFWDDISSFLIPSVSAQESKPIEVEQRFVLAQFQYSDFDKDGIWTADIQTPAVTGEYEIISLISYQDPAIPAKEIRLITVIDPEGYVFRLETDGAETRIANVKISIYRLNADTSKSQIPNSNDQTNSKTQNTNYNFDINQYELWNAQDFDQKNPQTTDATGKYSFLVPAGSYYLKAEATGYYPYQSDAFEVSEAKNVHMNLEMKPEWSLARDWKTIAIVILIILVAYNFYRDRRRD; encoded by the coding sequence TTGCCTTTAGCTACCCCGCCTCCATATTTTGAAACTCCGCCGGAAAAACCCGAGCCTGTTAATCCCGATTGGAATCTCATAAAACTGCCGGAAGTTAAAAACTTTTTCCCTCAATCCAATGAAATTTCTTTTTTCAGTGAAAAATTCTCTTCTTTGTCCGAAACTTTTAAAAAGCTTGGCATCTCTCAAATTTCCGATATCGCTTCCCGCATTCCATCCGTCAGCTTTAGCATTCCCAATCTCTGGAAAATTCTCAAGCTTCAGCCGGCGGACAGCAATCCAGCGCCTTTAGTTGATCTTCCCGCCGATCTAAAGGAACAAATACCTTCAGAAATCGTCTTTGTTTCCGCCGCCTCGGGAAAAATCAATCTTGATTCTTCCCTGGTGCTGGATGAGAATTCCCTGAAACAAAAAATCTCCGCGCCTTCTTCAATCAATTTGAATATCGCCATCAAACCCAACCAGCCCGCCCGCTCCATCAGCGGCTATTTGGCTTTGAAAAAAAGCGCCTATTCCGCCAATCCCGCGCCAGAAGGTCTATCTTTTTGGGATGATATTTCTTCTTTTCTAATTCCTTCCGTTTCCGCTCAAGAATCTAAACCCATAGAAGTCGAGCAGCGCTTTGTCTTGGCTCAATTCCAATATTCTGACTTTGACAAAGACGGCATCTGGACCGCTGATATTCAAACTCCGGCTGTTACCGGTGAATACGAAATTATTTCTTTAATCAGCTACCAAGACCCGGCTATTCCTGCCAAAGAGATTCGCTTAATCACTGTGATTGATCCGGAAGGGTATGTATTCAGGTTAGAAACTGATGGCGCGGAAACAAGAATTGCGAATGTAAAAATTTCTATCTATAGACTTAATGCCGACACTTCAAAATCCCAAATCCCAAATTCCAATGACCAAACAAATTCCAAAACACAAAATACAAATTATAATTTTGACATCAATCAATACGAACTTTGGAACGCCCAAGATTTTGATCAAAAAAATCCCCAGACCACGGATGCTACCGGCAAATATTCTTTCCTGGTTCCGGCCGGCTCCTATTATCTCAAAGCCGAAGCCACGGGCTATTATCCATATCAAAGCGATGCGTTTGAGGTCTCCGAAGCCAAAAATGTGCATATGAATTTGGAGATGAAGCCCGAGTGGTCGCTGGCAAGAGATTGGAAGACAATAGCGATAGTGATTTTAATTATTTTAGTGGCGTATAATTTTTATCGGGATCGACGAAGAGATTAA
- a CDS encoding Bro-N domain-containing protein, with protein sequence MPKEIITTAKIALFRGKKIRKTIHNNEWWFSVIDICGALTDSIDAGAYWRKLKQRLIEEGSEVVTFCHGLKLEASDGKKYETDCANTEGIFRIIQSIPSPKAEPFKRWLARVGYERVKEIEDPELATKRTRMLYKAKGYSDGWIEKRMRGIAIREELTDEWQKRGAREQRDYEILTAEISQAAFGLKPNEYKKLKGLKRENLRDHMDDFELIFTMLGERSTTEIHRQENSEGLSKLKKDANRGGKIAGNARKELEKELGRPIVSKKNYLGGGDEIKKLKTADDEKF encoded by the coding sequence ATGCCAAAAGAAATTATTACTACAGCTAAAATTGCTTTATTCAGAGGTAAAAAAATAAGAAAAACTATTCATAATAATGAGTGGTGGTTTTCGGTAATTGATATATGTGGCGCTTTAACTGATAGTATTGATGCCGGCGCTTATTGGAGAAAGTTGAAACAAAGATTAATCGAAGAAGGCAGTGAGGTCGTGACATTTTGTCACGGACTGAAATTGGAAGCTTCTGACGGTAAAAAATATGAAACTGATTGTGCTAATACAGAAGGTATTTTTCGCATAATCCAATCAATTCCATCGCCCAAAGCCGAGCCATTTAAACGTTGGTTGGCGAGGGTCGGTTACGAGCGAGTTAAAGAAATAGAAGATCCGGAATTAGCCACAAAAAGAACAAGAATGTTGTATAAAGCCAAAGGATATAGCGATGGCTGGATTGAGAAAAGAATGCGCGGCATTGCTATTCGCGAAGAATTGACTGATGAATGGCAGAAACGAGGAGCGAGAGAACAGAGAGATTATGAAATTCTGACGGCGGAAATTTCGCAAGCCGCTTTTGGATTAAAGCCGAATGAATATAAAAAATTGAAAGGATTGAAACGTGAAAATTTGCGCGATCATATGGATGATTTTGAGCTTATTTTCACTATGCTGGGCGAGAGATCAACCACTGAAATTCATCGCCAAGAAAATTCGGAAGGCTTGTCAAAATTAAAAAAAGACGCGAATAGAGGCGGGAAAATAGCGGGAAACGCCAGAAAAGAATTGGAAAAAGAATTAGGCAGGCCGATTGTTTCTAAAAAGAATTATCTCGGCGGCGGAGATGAAATTAAAAAATTAAAAACAGCAGATGATGAAAAATTTTAA
- a CDS encoding reverse transcriptase/maturase family protein: MTNNITKSEHRNERERERERGREGGRERERERERERVNPRSDVFSFQNLLGAYYRCRKTKRKSSSAAKFEINFERELLKLEEELQRHTYESGRSICFAITDPKLREVWAADFRDRVVHHLLVSRLEPIWEKMFIFHSYACRREKGAHKAICYLNKTISPSLFFLQADIQSFFVSINKDVLSSLVKKYIKNPEIVWLTEKIIFHDPTKNYFAKGDLKLLASVPPHKSLFGKNDCGLPIGNLTSQFFANIYLNELDQFVKHSLKCRYYFRYMDDLLLLHSSKEQLLLWKDDINNFVETRLKLKLHPKKQILQPAINGINFCGYIIKPGYALIRRRTVKKLKNKLWQFNKKILDSLSPNNTPRACDMIFDDPFIIFANPEFLENFRHIFSSINSVYGFFKHADCYNLQKSLFEKHFGILKIYLIPADENYGYFVWDED; encoded by the coding sequence ATGACAAATAATATCACAAAATCCGAACACCGCAACGAGAGAGAGAGAGAGAGAGAGAGAGGGAGAGAGGGAGGGAGAGAGAGAGAGAGAGAGAGAGAGAGAGAGAGAGTAAATCCGCGCTCAGATGTTTTTTCTTTTCAAAATCTTTTAGGGGCTTATTATCGATGCCGAAAAACAAAAAGAAAAAGCTCAAGCGCGGCAAAATTTGAAATAAATTTTGAAAGAGAGCTTTTGAAACTTGAGGAAGAGCTCCAGCGCCATACTTATGAATCCGGCCGCTCTATCTGTTTTGCCATTACCGATCCCAAATTGCGCGAGGTCTGGGCCGCTGATTTTCGCGACAGAGTCGTCCATCATTTGCTTGTCAGCCGTCTTGAGCCCATATGGGAAAAAATGTTTATCTTTCATTCGTATGCTTGCCGGCGGGAAAAAGGCGCCCACAAGGCTATCTGCTATCTTAACAAAACAATCTCTCCAAGCTTATTTTTTCTCCAAGCGGATATTCAAAGCTTTTTTGTCAGTATAAATAAAGATGTTTTGTCTTCTCTTGTCAAAAAATATATCAAAAATCCTGAAATCGTATGGCTCACTGAAAAAATAATTTTCCATGATCCGACCAAAAATTACTTCGCCAAGGGCGATCTGAAACTGCTCGCTTCCGTACCGCCGCATAAATCGCTTTTTGGCAAAAATGATTGCGGTCTGCCGATCGGCAACTTGACCAGCCAGTTTTTCGCCAATATTTATTTGAATGAGCTTGATCAATTTGTTAAACATTCTCTCAAATGCCGATATTATTTCCGCTATATGGACGATCTGCTGCTGCTTCATTCTTCAAAAGAACAGCTGCTTCTGTGGAAAGATGATATAAATAATTTCGTTGAAACCCGCCTGAAGCTCAAGCTCCATCCTAAAAAACAAATTCTTCAGCCGGCGATAAATGGCATCAATTTTTGCGGCTATATCATCAAACCCGGCTATGCGCTTATCCGGCGGCGAACCGTGAAAAAACTAAAGAACAAACTATGGCAATTCAATAAAAAAATATTAGACTCGCTTTCTCCGAATAATACGCCGCGCGCTTGCGATATGATTTTTGACGATCCGTTTATTATTTTCGCCAACCCGGAATTTTTAGAAAATTTCCGCCATATTTTTTCGTCAATTAATTCAGTTTACGGATTTTTCAAGCACGCTGA